The region TCGATCCGTGGACGCCGCGGCCGGGGGACTACATCCTCGGGGCGGCGGTCTTCCTGGGGCTGGCGCTCAGCTACGTCGGGGAGCGCGGTCACGCCGTGCAGCTCAACAAGCGCATCTACGCCCTGGAGGAACGCTCCAGCACCTTGCGCACCGAGGTCGAGGTCCTGGAGGCCGAAGTGACCCGGCTCGCCGACCGGCATCGCATCGTCACCTTGGCCCGCAAGATGGGGATGGCGGCGCCGGAGCCGGAGGCGCTGGAGTACATCTATTTCGTGGCTGACGGGACGCCGCCGCAAGAAGCTCGCTTCAGTGTGGAGAGCCCGGCGCGTTGACGGCGCGACGGTGAGCTCGCAGGTCCGGTGGTGGGGAGGGGAGAAGCGATGCCGCGCCGTCTGTGCCTGCTACGCATCGAGCAGATCGCCGCGGTCGTCCTCGGTCTCTTTCTCCTTCTCGGCCTCCGGCTGCTGGATCTGCAGGTGATCCGGCACGCTCACTTCCGCGCCCAACAGCTCCGCCAGGTCGACACGCGTCTCGAAGTGCCAGCGCGGCGGGGTCGCCTCCTGGACCGCCAGGGCCGGGTGCTCGCCTTCGACGTCGTGGCCTTCGACATCTCCGTGCTCTCCCGCCGGGTGCGGAGCCAGGATCTCGGGCTCATCGCCGAGGCCGCCGGCATGTCGAAGCGCGAACTGCGCGCCGTGTTGCGCCGCCCAGGCACCTTCCACACCGTGGGCCGCCAGGTGACGCTCTCCGCCGGCATGGCGCGCCAGCTCGCCAGCTTGCCCGGCGTTTGCCTCGAGCGCCGCACCTATCGCCAGTATCCCTTCGGCACCTTGGGGGCTCAGGTCCTCGGCTTCACCGACCAGGGCGGTCATGGCGCCGAAGGGGTCGAGAAGGCCTACGACGCCGTGCTTCGCGGCGTCCCTGGCGAGGTCGTCCAGCTGCGTGACGAAGAGGGCGAGACCATCGGCACCTTGTCGGCCCGGGATCCCGTCGACGGCGACGACCTCGTGCTCGCTCTCGACGTGGACTTGCAGCGCATCGCCGACGACGAGCTGCAGCGCGCCCTCGGCGAAACCGGCGCCCGCGGCGGCGCAGTGCTCCTGCTCGACCCCCACAGCGCCGACATCCTGGCTTGCGCCAGCGCCCCGATGCCGGCGCAGCGCGACGGCGTCTACACTCCGGCCACGTGGCGCAATCGCGCCGTCTACGATCTCTTCGAACCGGGCTCGACCCTCAAGCCGGTCACCGCCGTCGCCGGCTTGCGTCGCGGCCTGGTGCGACCCACCACGTACCTGTACGCCGAGCGCGGCGTGCACAGCTTCGGTCGCGCTGGACTCATCCGCGATTCCCATCCGGAGCAAGGCGACGGCTGGCTCACCTTCGCCCAAGCTTTCGCCCGTTCCAGCAACATCTGTTTCGCCAAGCTGGCGCGAGAGCTGCCAGGGCCGGAGCTCTACGATGAGCTGCGCGGCTTCGGTTTCGGCAGTCGCTCC is a window of Candidatus Krumholzibacteriia bacterium DNA encoding:
- a CDS encoding penicillin-binding protein 2, with the protein product MPRRLCLLRIEQIAAVVLGLFLLLGLRLLDLQVIRHAHFRAQQLRQVDTRLEVPARRGRLLDRQGRVLAFDVVAFDISVLSRRVRSQDLGLIAEAAGMSKRELRAVLRRPGTFHTVGRQVTLSAGMARQLASLPGVCLERRTYRQYPFGTLGAQVLGFTDQGGHGAEGVEKAYDAVLRGVPGEVVQLRDEEGETIGTLSARDPVDGDDLVLALDVDLQRIADDELQRALGETGARGGAVLLLDPHSADILACASAPMPAQRDGVYTPATWRNRAVYDLFEPGSTLKPVTAVAGLRRGLVRPTTYLYAERGVHSFGRAGLIRDSHPEQGDGWLTFAQAFARSSNICFAKLARELPGPELYDELRGFGFGSRSGVDLPGEPNGWLSLPRDWSGRTRLCLGYGQEISVTALQLANLYATIANGGRLLRPRMALRVVHAAGGDEAFPPREVRRALDPELAATLRDLCTLVVAEGTGKRAGLEGVVVAGKTGTAQKAEAGRYVGRYVASFAGFLPAEAPRLVGLVVLDEPRGQNHWGGISAAATFRRIMEGVTRSTRYLEPPAARITVVRADDLHAESSRLATASAVRLPARAKVRR